One genomic window of Geoanaerobacter pelophilus includes the following:
- a CDS encoding agmatine deiminase family protein → MVRRMPAEWEKQDGVLIAWPHPETDWRPLLNEVIPVFCKISSLISRKEKILIVTPELTIVEELLINAGANMANVRLYEFDTNDTWTRDYGPITVMDQAEPTLLNFGFNGWGLKFPAYLDNCITSHLYAAGAFSDLPLDTVGLILEGGSIESDGKGTILTTTECLMNQNRNPHLSREEIEEKLRLLLGAERFLWLENGYLAGDDTDSHIDTLVRFASEDTILYVACDNPDDEHFESLSAMREELKGFRTRDNRPYRLLPLPWPNAKYDEDGERLPATYANFLIINDTVLVPTYRDLSDEVALDIIRQAFPDRKIIGIDCLPLIYQHGSLHCVTMQMPKGTLCKA, encoded by the coding sequence ATGGTCCGGAGAATGCCCGCAGAATGGGAAAAGCAAGATGGAGTTCTGATCGCTTGGCCTCACCCAGAAACAGATTGGCGCCCATTGCTTAATGAAGTAATACCTGTTTTTTGCAAAATATCCTCGTTAATAAGCCGCAAAGAAAAAATTCTTATTGTAACCCCCGAGCTGACCATAGTTGAAGAGCTCCTAATTAATGCTGGAGCCAACATGGCCAATGTGCGCCTCTATGAGTTTGACACCAATGACACCTGGACACGTGATTACGGCCCGATAACCGTAATGGATCAGGCTGAGCCGACTCTACTCAATTTCGGTTTCAATGGCTGGGGCCTAAAATTCCCTGCATATCTCGACAACTGTATCACCAGCCACTTATATGCGGCCGGGGCGTTCAGCGACTTGCCCTTGGATACTGTTGGCTTGATCCTGGAAGGAGGCAGTATCGAAAGTGATGGCAAAGGAACTATTCTGACAACAACAGAATGTCTGATGAACCAGAACCGCAATCCTCATCTTTCCAGAGAAGAGATAGAAGAAAAACTCAGGCTTCTGCTCGGAGCTGAAAGATTTTTATGGCTGGAAAACGGCTATCTTGCCGGTGACGATACCGATTCCCACATCGACACCTTAGTCCGGTTTGCCTCCGAAGACACAATACTTTATGTAGCTTGCGACAATCCGGATGACGAACACTTCGAGTCTCTTAGCGCCATGAGGGAGGAGCTTAAGGGGTTCAGAACGCGTGACAACAGGCCTTATCGCCTACTGCCACTTCCCTGGCCAAATGCAAAATATGATGAAGATGGCGAGCGGCTTCCTGCTACTTACGCCAACTTCCTGATTATTAATGACACGGTACTGGTTCCAACTTATCGTGATTTATCCGATGAGGTGGCACTTGATATAATTCGTCAGGCATTCCCTGACAGGAAAATCATCGGAATAGACTGTTTACCGCTGATTTATCAACACGGCTCGCTTCATTGTGTCACTATGCAGATGCCAAAAGGCACACTTTGCAAGGCTTAA
- a CDS encoding carbon-nitrogen hydrolase produces the protein MNQKLVVGIVQQSCSNDRSENINKSISLIRKAVEKGAKIVVLQELHCGPYFCQTEDTSAFDLAEAIPGPSTLEFGKIAEELQVVIVTSLFERRAPGLYHNTSVVLDKDGSIAGIYRKMHIPDDPGFYEKFYFTPGDLGFTPIKTSIGNLGVLVCWDQWYPEAARMMALAGAEMLIYPTAIGWDPTDIQEEKNRQIDAWITIQRSHAVANGIPVICANRVGLEPSPVGRGGIQFWGNSFAVGPQGEFLGRAGSDDEELLIIEIKRNRCEEVRRIWPFLRDRRIDEFGDLLKRYRD, from the coding sequence ATGAATCAAAAACTTGTTGTTGGCATAGTTCAGCAAAGCTGCAGCAATGACCGGTCTGAAAACATTAACAAAAGCATATCATTGATTCGAAAGGCCGTAGAAAAAGGCGCAAAAATTGTAGTTTTACAAGAACTGCACTGTGGGCCATACTTCTGTCAGACTGAGGACACTTCTGCATTTGACCTAGCTGAGGCTATTCCAGGACCTTCCACTCTTGAATTTGGGAAAATCGCCGAGGAACTGCAGGTGGTTATTGTCACATCGCTTTTCGAGCGCCGTGCACCTGGTCTTTATCACAACACCTCGGTAGTACTCGATAAAGATGGCTCAATTGCTGGGATTTACCGTAAAATGCATATTCCTGACGATCCGGGCTTTTACGAAAAATTCTACTTCACTCCCGGCGATTTGGGGTTCACGCCGATCAAGACATCTATTGGCAACCTAGGAGTGCTTGTTTGCTGGGATCAATGGTATCCTGAAGCAGCCAGAATGATGGCCCTTGCTGGGGCAGAAATGCTTATTTACCCGACAGCCATAGGGTGGGATCCGACCGATATTCAGGAAGAGAAGAACCGCCAGATTGATGCATGGATAACAATCCAGCGTAGCCATGCCGTAGCCAATGGCATTCCCGTTATCTGCGCCAATAGGGTTGGCTTGGAACCATCACCTGTCGGCAGGGGAGGAATCCAATTCTGGGGTAACAGCTTTGCCGTAGGACCTCAAGGAGAGTTCCTAGGGCGAGCAGGGAGTGACGACGAGGAGTTGTTGATTATTGAAATTAAAAGGAATCGATGCGAAGAAGTAAGACGCATCTGGCCATTTCTGCGAGATAGAAGAATTGATGAATTTGGTGATCTCTTGAAGCGCTACAGGGATTAG
- a CDS encoding PEP-CTERM sorting domain-containing protein — translation MPHRKRSNVKRYRSSFIKGFGISVAMVLAVVTIVIFVKSLSAKDNVTTKERSKQIALSEVKEPDASSEIGGTYYGLCKKNSIRTIEDFRRTVERDVILSNHFAGFNWENAKLGKLDKEAWTYVSYRRGNTIKRTSKPVRLPEGDGYISDGVRTVRTFCCNDYVIAPPPVDISMVMSPKPNECVDAPPQKATKSAERVDGPPLQLSSGAPVEESVGAIPEQLEKVTFYNVPYEHHDVPYKVYSSPRHGHVATPEPGTMYLMGGGIAVIALMRLMRRMGEDKKPL, via the coding sequence ATGCCACATAGAAAAAGATCAAATGTAAAGCGATATCGTAGTTCCTTTATCAAAGGGTTCGGTATTTCTGTGGCAATGGTTTTAGCTGTAGTGACAATTGTCATATTTGTGAAATCACTTTCTGCGAAGGATAATGTCACCACCAAGGAGCGGTCGAAGCAAATTGCCCTGTCTGAGGTTAAGGAGCCGGATGCCAGCAGTGAAATTGGAGGGACATATTATGGCTTGTGCAAGAAGAACAGTATACGAACAATAGAGGATTTCCGGAGAACCGTGGAACGGGATGTCATACTCTCAAACCACTTTGCTGGGTTTAACTGGGAAAACGCAAAGCTCGGAAAGCTTGACAAGGAAGCATGGACCTATGTCTCTTACCGGAGAGGCAATACAATCAAGCGTACTTCCAAGCCTGTCAGGCTTCCAGAGGGGGACGGGTACATTTCTGATGGTGTTCGTACAGTTCGTACATTTTGCTGTAACGATTATGTTATTGCCCCGCCCCCAGTTGATATCAGTATGGTTATGTCGCCAAAACCGAATGAATGTGTTGACGCTCCACCACAAAAGGCAACTAAGAGTGCGGAGCGGGTGGATGGACCTCCGCTTCAACTATCGAGCGGTGCTCCCGTAGAGGAATCTGTCGGGGCGATCCCCGAACAGCTGGAAAAGGTTACTTTCTACAACGTTCCCTATGAACATCATGATGTCCCCTACAAGGTTTACTCATCGCCGCGTCATGGGCATGTTGCTACCCCAGAACCCGGCACCATGTATCTAATGGGTGGAGGGATAGCGGTAATTGCACTCATGCGGCTTATGCGCAGGATGGGTGAAGACAAAAAACCGCTCTAA